One genomic window of Paenisporosarcina antarctica includes the following:
- the lpdA gene encoding dihydrolipoyl dehydrogenase → MVVGDFPIETDTLIIGSGPGGYVAAIRAAQTGQKVTIVEKEHIGGVCLNVGCIPSKALISVGHRFEQAKHSDDMGITASEVTIDFSKAQAFKDSVVKKLTGGVEGLLKGNKVDVVLGEAYFVDANTVRVMDEKSSQTYKFKHAIIATGSRPVEIPSFKFSKRVLSSTTALSLTEIPGKLVVIGGGYIGTELGTAYANLGSQVTIVEGGDDILAGFEKQMTSIVKKGLKKKGVEIVTKAVAKGVEETESGVIVTFEAGGEEKKVEADYVLVTVGRRPNTDEMGLEELGIKMGERGLIEVDKQVRTSIENIFAIGDVVAGLQLAHKASYEGKVAAEVIAGQTSIVDYLAIPAVCFTDPELATVGLNEEQAKKEGFEVMAGKFPFGANGRALALNTPEGFVKLVSRKSDGLLLGAQIVGQGASDMIAELALAIEAGMTVEDIAMTIHAHPTLGEISMEAAEVVMGHPIHILSK, encoded by the coding sequence ATGGTAGTAGGAGATTTTCCAATCGAAACAGATACGCTAATTATTGGCTCAGGCCCTGGCGGTTATGTTGCAGCAATTCGTGCAGCTCAAACTGGCCAAAAAGTAACAATCGTTGAAAAAGAACATATTGGTGGCGTTTGTTTAAACGTTGGTTGTATTCCATCAAAAGCGTTAATTTCAGTCGGTCACCGTTTTGAACAAGCAAAACACTCAGATGATATGGGGATTACAGCATCTGAAGTTACTATCGACTTTTCAAAAGCACAAGCGTTCAAAGACAGTGTCGTTAAGAAATTAACGGGTGGAGTTGAAGGTTTATTAAAAGGAAATAAAGTGGATGTTGTTCTTGGTGAAGCTTACTTTGTTGACGCAAACACGGTTCGTGTAATGGACGAAAAATCATCACAAACGTACAAGTTTAAACATGCGATTATCGCAACTGGTTCTCGACCAGTTGAAATTCCATCATTCAAGTTTTCTAAACGTGTCTTGAGCTCTACAACTGCATTGAGTCTTACTGAAATTCCAGGAAAACTAGTCGTTATTGGCGGCGGTTATATCGGAACTGAACTTGGTACAGCTTATGCAAACCTTGGTTCTCAAGTAACTATTGTTGAAGGCGGAGACGATATCTTAGCTGGTTTTGAAAAGCAAATGACGTCAATTGTCAAAAAAGGCTTGAAGAAAAAAGGCGTGGAAATTGTCACTAAGGCAGTAGCTAAAGGTGTTGAAGAAACAGAATCTGGTGTAATTGTTACATTTGAAGCAGGCGGCGAAGAGAAGAAAGTCGAAGCGGATTATGTATTAGTAACAGTTGGTCGTCGTCCGAACACGGATGAGATGGGTCTTGAAGAACTGGGTATTAAAATGGGCGAACGTGGTTTGATCGAAGTGGACAAACAAGTTCGTACAAGCATCGAAAATATTTTTGCAATTGGTGACGTGGTTGCAGGACTTCAACTTGCTCATAAAGCTTCTTATGAAGGTAAAGTAGCAGCTGAAGTAATTGCAGGACAAACTTCTATAGTGGATTATTTAGCCATTCCAGCTGTTTGTTTCACAGATCCGGAACTAGCAACAGTTGGTTTAAACGAAGAGCAAGCTAAAAAAGAAGGCTTTGAAGTTATGGCTGGGAAATTCCCATTCGGAGCAAACGGGCGTGCATTAGCATTAAACACTCCTGAAGGCTTCGTGAAGCTTGTTTCACGTAAATCTGATGGTTTACTGCTTGGTGCTCAAATCGTTGGTCAAGGTGCTTCTGATATGATCGCTGAGCTTGCATTAGCAATTGAAGCGGGCATGACGGTTGAAGACATTGCCATGACAATTCACGCGCATCCAACATTGGGAGAAATCTCAATGGAAGCTGCTGAAGTTGTAATGGGTCATCCGATTCATATTTTATCTAAATAA
- a CDS encoding alpha-ketoacid dehydrogenase subunit beta: MAQMTMIQAITDALRNELKNDENVLVFGEDVGNNGGVFRATEGLQKEFGEDRVFDTPLAESGIGGLAVGLSLEGYRPVPEIQFFGFVFEVMDSISGQLARMRFRSGGKYHAPVTIRSPFGGGVHTPEMHADSLEGLMAAQPGLKVVIPSSPYDAKGLLISSIRDNDPVIFLEHMKLYRSFREDVPEEEYTIPLGEAAVKREGKDLSIITYGAMVHESLKAAEELEKEGFSVEVIDLRTVQPLDIKTIIASVEKTGRAIVVQEAQKQAGIAANVVAEINERAILSLEAPVLRVTAPDTIFPFSQAETVWLPNSKDIIETAKKVLTF; encoded by the coding sequence ATGGCACAAATGACGATGATTCAAGCAATTACGGATGCACTCCGTAATGAACTGAAAAATGATGAAAATGTCCTCGTCTTCGGTGAAGACGTTGGAAATAACGGCGGAGTATTCCGTGCAACTGAAGGCTTACAAAAAGAATTTGGGGAAGATCGTGTATTCGATACACCTCTTGCAGAGTCAGGTATTGGTGGTCTAGCAGTAGGCCTATCATTAGAAGGATACCGTCCTGTTCCTGAAATTCAATTCTTTGGTTTTGTTTTTGAAGTAATGGATTCGATCAGTGGTCAATTAGCTCGTATGCGTTTCCGTAGTGGGGGTAAATACCATGCTCCAGTTACAATACGATCACCTTTTGGCGGTGGTGTTCATACTCCAGAAATGCATGCAGATAGTTTAGAAGGCTTAATGGCTGCTCAACCAGGTTTGAAAGTAGTTATTCCTTCTTCACCTTACGATGCAAAAGGCCTATTAATTTCTTCAATTCGTGACAATGATCCTGTTATTTTCTTGGAACATATGAAATTATATCGATCATTCCGTGAAGATGTACCTGAAGAAGAGTATACAATCCCTTTAGGCGAAGCAGCAGTAAAACGCGAAGGAAAAGACTTATCAATTATTACGTATGGCGCTATGGTACACGAAAGTTTAAAAGCTGCAGAAGAGCTTGAAAAAGAAGGCTTCTCAGTAGAAGTAATTGATTTACGTACCGTACAACCATTAGATATTAAAACAATTATTGCTTCTGTTGAAAAAACAGGACGTGCAATCGTTGTACAAGAAGCACAGAAACAAGCTGGTATTGCAGCGAATGTTGTTGCAGAAATTAACGAGCGTGCGATATTAAGTTTAGAAGCACCCGTTCTTCGTGTAACTGCACCAGATACTATATTCCCGTTCTCTCAAGCAGAGACAGTATGGTTACCAAACTCAAAAGACATTATTGAAACAGCGAAAAAAGTATTAACATTCTAA
- a CDS encoding NAD(P)H-dependent flavin oxidoreductase, producing MKWQTRITDLLHIKYPIIQGGLAYLAYADLAAAVSNAGGLGQITAMSLETPEALRTEIHKVRSLTDQPFGVNFAIGEQGRPFSHMLDVAIEENVPVVSMTGGNPTAIFNQLKGTAIKKLVLVAATRQAQKAEELGADAVMVVGQEGGGHLGRDDVGTMVLVPRVVDAVSIPVIASGGIGDGRGLMAALALGAEGVEMGTRFIATKECVHASQVYKQALLNSSETGTTVIKRSIGAPARVLVNSWTEKIHEIEASTPTYEALKEYISGQANKQYIYEGLESQGFGWAGQVTGLIEDVPSVEELFSRMITQAENLRVKWN from the coding sequence ATGAAATGGCAAACACGCATTACAGACTTATTACATATTAAATATCCAATCATTCAGGGAGGATTAGCATATCTGGCATATGCCGATTTGGCAGCAGCTGTGTCAAACGCTGGTGGACTTGGCCAAATTACTGCAATGAGTCTGGAGACACCAGAGGCACTGCGAACAGAAATACATAAAGTGCGTTCACTAACCGATCAACCGTTTGGTGTTAATTTCGCTATTGGAGAGCAAGGACGTCCGTTTTCTCATATGCTTGACGTGGCAATTGAAGAGAATGTACCAGTTGTATCGATGACTGGCGGTAATCCTACAGCTATTTTTAATCAGCTGAAAGGAACTGCTATTAAAAAGTTAGTCTTAGTAGCAGCAACTAGACAAGCGCAAAAAGCAGAAGAACTTGGTGCTGACGCTGTAATGGTTGTAGGGCAAGAAGGTGGGGGACACTTAGGGCGTGACGATGTTGGCACAATGGTTCTTGTACCCCGTGTCGTGGATGCTGTGTCTATCCCAGTAATTGCTTCAGGTGGAATTGGAGACGGACGTGGATTAATGGCCGCACTTGCATTAGGTGCTGAAGGCGTAGAGATGGGAACACGTTTTATCGCTACAAAAGAATGCGTTCACGCCTCACAGGTATATAAGCAAGCTTTACTAAATAGCAGTGAAACGGGAACGACGGTTATTAAACGCTCGATAGGTGCTCCTGCAAGAGTCCTCGTTAACTCGTGGACAGAAAAGATTCATGAAATTGAAGCTTCTACACCGACGTATGAAGCATTAAAAGAGTATATTAGTGGTCAAGCTAACAAACAATATATATATGAAGGTCTCGAATCACAAGGTTTTGGTTGGGCTGGCCAAGTAACTGGCCTTATAGAAGATGTCCCTTCTGTGGAAGAATTATTTTCGCGTATGATTACTCAAGCAGAGAACTTGCGCGTAAAATGGAACTAG
- the pdhA gene encoding pyruvate dehydrogenase (acetyl-transferring) E1 component subunit alpha, which yields MAAKNAKQLGPVETLHAIEEKFEMFQILNEEGEIVNKDAEVNLSDDELVELMRRMVYTRILDQRSISLNRQGRLGFYAPTAGQEASQLASHFALEKEDFILPGYRDVPQMIWHGLPLSQAFLFSRGHFMGNQIPEDVKVIPPQIIIGAQFVQAAGVALGMQKRGKKSVAVTYTGDGGSSQGDFYEGINFAGAFRSPAIFIVQNNQFAISTPRELQTAAKTIAQKGIAAGIPSILVDGMDPLAVYVATRDARERAVNGEGPTLIEALCYRYGPHTMAGDDPTRYRTSETDSEWEKKDPIVRFRMYLEAKKLWNEEKENEVIEQAKEEIKAAIKTADAAPKQKVTDLMEFMYGDEMPFNLKEQYEIYKEKESK from the coding sequence ATGGCAGCAAAAAATGCCAAGCAATTAGGCCCAGTAGAAACACTTCATGCGATTGAAGAAAAGTTTGAAATGTTTCAGATTTTGAACGAAGAAGGCGAAATCGTAAACAAAGATGCTGAAGTAAACTTATCGGATGATGAGTTAGTTGAGTTAATGCGACGAATGGTTTACACACGTATTCTTGATCAACGATCGATTTCATTAAATCGTCAAGGACGTCTGGGTTTCTATGCACCAACTGCTGGACAAGAAGCTTCACAACTTGCATCACACTTTGCTCTTGAAAAAGAGGACTTCATCCTTCCTGGATATCGTGACGTACCACAAATGATTTGGCATGGTTTGCCACTTTCTCAAGCATTTTTATTCTCTCGTGGCCATTTCATGGGTAACCAGATTCCTGAAGACGTAAAAGTAATCCCGCCACAAATTATTATTGGTGCTCAATTCGTCCAAGCTGCTGGAGTAGCACTTGGTATGCAAAAACGCGGTAAAAAATCTGTTGCAGTTACATATACAGGTGACGGTGGTTCTTCACAAGGAGACTTCTATGAAGGAATCAACTTTGCAGGTGCATTCCGTTCACCAGCAATTTTCATTGTTCAAAATAACCAATTTGCTATTTCAACACCACGTGAATTACAGACAGCTGCGAAAACAATTGCACAAAAAGGGATTGCGGCTGGAATTCCAAGTATTCTAGTTGATGGAATGGATCCATTAGCAGTATACGTAGCAACGCGTGATGCGCGAGAACGTGCAGTGAATGGCGAAGGACCAACATTGATTGAAGCCTTATGTTATCGTTATGGACCTCATACAATGGCTGGAGATGATCCAACTCGATACCGTACGTCTGAAACAGATTCTGAATGGGAAAAGAAAGATCCTATTGTACGTTTTCGTATGTATTTAGAAGCTAAAAAGCTTTGGAATGAAGAAAAAGAAAACGAAGTAATTGAGCAGGCAAAAGAAGAAATTAAAGCTGCTATTAAAACAGCTGATGCTGCACCAAAACAAAAAGTAACTGATTTAATGGAATTCATGTATGGCGACGAAATGCCATTTAACTTAAAAGAACAATATGAAATCTACAAAGAGAAGGAGTCGAAGTAA
- a CDS encoding Cof-type HAD-IIB family hydrolase, translating into MKKVLFFDIDGTLYDSNKQIPIKAKEAVFEARNKGHEVVIATGRAPFMIQEVLKELEIDSYICFNGQYVVYQNKVISHNEINPIQLKLVSEFAREHNHPMVYMNAEKMISSITYHPQIEESMNSLKFPHPNFEENFILNNNIYQALLFCSMEEELAYQEDFPHLKFVRWHRVSADILPKGASKANAVKFICQKFNIDIKDTIAFGDGLNDIEMLETVGYGVVMGNGHEEALKRANYVTTHVDDDGLVNAMNYLNLI; encoded by the coding sequence ATGAAAAAAGTTTTATTTTTTGATATAGACGGAACACTGTATGATTCTAATAAACAAATACCAATAAAGGCGAAGGAAGCCGTCTTTGAAGCAAGGAATAAGGGGCATGAAGTGGTTATTGCTACCGGACGTGCACCATTTATGATTCAAGAAGTTTTAAAAGAGTTAGAGATTGATTCTTACATTTGTTTTAATGGTCAATATGTTGTCTATCAAAATAAAGTTATATCTCACAATGAAATTAATCCAATTCAACTAAAATTGGTTTCAGAATTTGCAAGAGAACATAATCATCCTATGGTATATATGAATGCTGAAAAAATGATTTCATCTATTACATATCATCCACAAATTGAAGAAAGTATGAACAGCTTAAAATTTCCGCATCCTAATTTTGAAGAAAATTTTATTTTGAACAACAATATTTATCAAGCACTGCTGTTTTGTTCAATGGAAGAAGAACTAGCGTATCAAGAAGATTTCCCTCACTTGAAATTTGTAAGGTGGCATCGTGTATCTGCTGACATCTTGCCTAAAGGTGCGTCAAAAGCAAACGCTGTTAAGTTCATATGTCAAAAATTCAATATTGATATAAAGGATACAATTGCATTTGGAGACGGTTTAAACGATATTGAAATGTTAGAAACGGTAGGATATGGAGTTGTTATGGGAAATGGTCACGAAGAAGCTCTAAAACGCGCTAATTATGTGACAACTCACGTGGATGATGATGGTTTAGTCAACGCGATGAATTATTTAAATCTTATTTAA
- a CDS encoding dihydrolipoamide acetyltransferase family protein, whose product MAFEFKLPDIGEGIHEGEIVKWFVTAGDTIEEDDILCEIQNDKAVVEIPSPVTGKVEEVLIGEGTVATVGQVLIRIDAPGYEDLKFKGDHEDEPKAEEKTEAQVQATAEDGQTVEKEATSVAKEQAPEKEAADSSKAQPKAEKDPNGRIIAMPSVRKFARDNDVEVSQVNGSGKNGRVMKEDIEAFMNGDQSSDSTTQDSVVENDETATDKKDEKAAKPVEKTLEGEFPETREKMSGVRKAIAKAMVHSKHTAPHVTLMDEVDVTELVAHRKKFKDLAAEKNVKLTYLPYVVKALVSTLRDFPEFNRSLDDEAGEIVQKHYFNIGIAADTEKGLMVPVIKHADRKSVFAISDEINTLAGKARDGKLSLAEMKGASCSITNIGSAGGQWFTPVINHPEVAILGIGRIAEKPVIKNGEIVAAPVLALSMSFDHRMIDGATAQHALNNIKRLLSNPELLLMEA is encoded by the coding sequence GTGGCATTTGAATTTAAATTACCAGATATCGGTGAAGGTATACACGAAGGTGAAATCGTTAAATGGTTTGTAACCGCAGGTGATACTATAGAAGAAGACGATATTTTATGTGAAATCCAAAATGACAAAGCAGTTGTAGAAATTCCATCACCGGTTACTGGGAAAGTAGAAGAAGTCCTTATAGGTGAAGGAACAGTTGCGACAGTTGGACAAGTATTAATTCGTATTGACGCACCAGGGTATGAAGACCTAAAGTTTAAAGGTGATCATGAAGACGAGCCTAAAGCAGAAGAAAAAACAGAAGCTCAAGTTCAAGCGACTGCAGAAGATGGTCAAACAGTAGAAAAAGAAGCGACTTCTGTTGCGAAAGAGCAAGCTCCTGAAAAAGAAGCGGCAGATTCATCAAAAGCTCAACCAAAAGCTGAAAAAGATCCAAATGGTCGCATAATTGCGATGCCTTCTGTTCGTAAATTTGCTCGCGACAATGACGTGGAAGTTTCTCAAGTTAACGGGTCAGGAAAAAATGGACGTGTTATGAAAGAAGATATTGAAGCGTTTATGAATGGTGATCAATCTTCTGATTCAACGACCCAAGATTCTGTTGTTGAGAATGATGAAACAGCTACTGATAAAAAAGATGAAAAAGCAGCTAAACCGGTAGAGAAGACATTAGAAGGCGAATTCCCTGAAACACGTGAGAAAATGTCGGGTGTCCGTAAAGCAATTGCGAAAGCAATGGTTCACTCAAAACATACAGCACCTCATGTGACCTTAATGGATGAAGTTGATGTTACAGAACTTGTTGCACATCGCAAAAAGTTCAAAGACTTGGCTGCGGAAAAAAATGTAAAATTAACGTACTTACCTTATGTAGTAAAAGCTTTGGTAAGCACATTGCGTGATTTCCCAGAATTTAATCGTTCATTAGATGATGAAGCTGGTGAAATTGTTCAGAAACATTATTTCAATATCGGAATTGCTGCGGATACCGAAAAAGGTCTGATGGTGCCTGTTATTAAACATGCAGACAGAAAATCAGTATTTGCGATTTCAGATGAAATCAACACACTTGCTGGCAAAGCACGTGATGGTAAATTATCACTTGCTGAAATGAAGGGTGCTTCATGTTCAATTACGAATATTGGTTCAGCTGGTGGACAATGGTTCACTCCAGTTATTAACCATCCAGAAGTTGCTATTCTAGGAATTGGTCGTATTGCAGAGAAACCAGTCATTAAAAATGGTGAAATTGTAGCGGCTCCTGTGTTAGCATTATCTATGAGCTTTGATCATCGAATGATCGACGGTGCGACTGCTCAGCACGCATTAAATAATATTAAACGTTTGCTTAGCAATCCAGAACTTTTATTAATGGAGGCGTAA
- a CDS encoding YkyA family protein, producing the protein MKKIVIGTFLSTSIILSACSIGVTTEEKLSETLATIYEEEQGYRDAQQQLTVLEKKEQSTFNSSMELTQEQQEEVSIKVEELKSSLMERLTLLNEENESIESALASISSFDSLIDEVKEEEIKTTLIDLKSLIETRYQAHDVVSKEYQKLTDLQTVLYDMLVDEETEQAQLQEQVLKVNEQNDIVQSSINEFNEATIELNELKVSIYDALDEK; encoded by the coding sequence ATGAAAAAAATCGTAATTGGCACTTTTCTTTCCACTTCGATAATACTTTCAGCATGTTCTATAGGAGTAACTACAGAAGAAAAGTTATCAGAAACATTAGCAACAATATATGAAGAAGAGCAAGGATATCGAGACGCACAACAACAATTGACTGTCTTAGAAAAGAAAGAACAAAGTACTTTTAACTCAAGCATGGAATTGACACAAGAACAACAAGAAGAAGTGTCAATAAAAGTAGAGGAACTAAAATCTTCTTTAATGGAAAGGTTGACTTTACTTAATGAAGAGAACGAATCGATTGAAAGTGCACTCGCTTCTATATCTTCATTTGATAGTCTTATAGATGAGGTAAAGGAAGAAGAAATAAAAACGACATTAATTGATTTGAAATCATTAATAGAAACTCGTTATCAAGCACATGATGTTGTTAGTAAAGAGTATCAAAAATTAACTGACTTACAAACTGTACTCTACGATATGCTAGTAGATGAAGAAACGGAACAAGCTCAACTTCAAGAACAAGTATTAAAAGTAAACGAACAAAATGATATTGTACAATCTTCAATTAATGAATTTAACGAAGCCACAATAGAATTAAATGAATTGAAAGTTTCAATATATGATGCTTTAGATGAAAAGTGA
- a CDS encoding UPF0223 family protein has translation MSFSYPFSKDWSTNEIVDVVQFFEVIEHAYEKGVKREELMAKYRRFKEIVPSIAEEKTYFRDFEKESGYICYPIIKKMKETTAGAIIKGAGR, from the coding sequence ATGAGTTTTTCGTATCCATTTTCAAAAGATTGGTCAACGAATGAAATTGTAGATGTTGTCCAATTTTTTGAAGTAATTGAACACGCTTATGAAAAAGGAGTTAAACGAGAAGAATTGATGGCAAAGTATCGTCGATTTAAAGAAATTGTTCCATCTATTGCAGAAGAGAAAACTTACTTTCGAGATTTTGAAAAAGAAAGCGGATATATTTGTTATCCAATCATTAAGAAAATGAAAGAGACAACTGCAGGCGCAATTATAAAAGGAGCAGGGAGATAA
- a CDS encoding aminotransferase class I/II-fold pyridoxal phosphate-dependent enzyme: MSQLETPLFDVLLKHRNRHPIQFHIPGHKKGNGMDPAFREFVGENILSIDLINIAPLDDLHSPKGAIKKAQELAAEAFGADFTFFSVQGTSGAIMTMILSVCGPNDKILVPRNVHKSIMSAIVFAGAVPVFIHPEVDPDLGISHGISAESVEKALEAHPDAKAVLVINPTYFGIAADLKRIVEISHRREIPVLVDEAHGVHIHFHESLPISAMSAGADMAATSVHKLGGSMTQSSVLNVREGLVSSKRVQSILSMLTTTSTSYPILASLDTARRQLAINGHDLLTTTIRLAKDARKRINQIPHLRCVGNEILRTSATFDIDPTKLLISVKNLGITGHQAEEWMRENANIEIELSDLYNILCIVTIADSKKELNLLINALQRMALAFDSEAAILEPFVTMPDIPLLAMTPRDAFYATTEVVLFAESVGRISAEFIMVYPPGIPIFIPGEIITADNIAYIHMNIEAGLPVQGPEDDELKLIRVIKEHKAFY, from the coding sequence GTGTCACAATTAGAAACCCCTTTATTTGATGTCTTGCTAAAACATCGCAATCGACATCCTATTCAATTTCATATTCCAGGTCATAAAAAAGGGAATGGCATGGATCCTGCGTTTCGTGAATTCGTCGGAGAAAACATTCTTTCCATTGACTTAATTAATATTGCTCCACTTGATGATTTACATTCGCCAAAAGGAGCCATAAAAAAAGCTCAGGAATTAGCTGCAGAAGCTTTTGGTGCTGACTTTACATTTTTCTCAGTACAAGGAACAAGCGGAGCCATTATGACTATGATTTTAAGTGTATGTGGGCCTAACGATAAAATTTTGGTGCCAAGAAATGTTCACAAATCAATAATGTCTGCAATTGTATTTGCTGGTGCGGTTCCAGTATTTATTCACCCAGAAGTTGATCCAGATCTTGGGATTTCGCACGGAATATCGGCAGAATCTGTGGAGAAAGCTCTTGAAGCCCACCCAGATGCTAAAGCTGTTCTGGTGATTAACCCAACATATTTCGGAATAGCGGCAGATTTGAAACGTATTGTTGAAATTTCACATAGACGTGAAATCCCAGTATTAGTCGACGAAGCACATGGTGTTCACATTCATTTCCATGAATCATTACCGATATCTGCCATGTCAGCTGGAGCTGATATGGCGGCAACTTCCGTACACAAACTGGGTGGTTCAATGACGCAAAGTTCCGTCTTAAATGTACGTGAAGGTTTAGTTTCTTCTAAGCGTGTACAATCGATATTATCAATGTTAACAACAACATCTACATCGTATCCAATTTTAGCGTCGCTTGATACCGCTAGACGTCAATTAGCTATCAATGGACATGACTTATTAACAACGACGATCCGCTTAGCTAAAGATGCACGAAAACGTATAAATCAAATCCCTCACCTACGTTGTGTAGGAAATGAGATATTGCGTACGTCAGCAACTTTCGATATAGACCCTACAAAATTATTAATTAGCGTTAAAAATTTGGGTATCACTGGGCACCAAGCGGAAGAATGGATGCGTGAAAATGCCAACATTGAAATTGAATTATCTGATCTTTACAACATTTTGTGTATCGTGACAATTGCAGATTCGAAAAAAGAATTAAACTTACTCATAAATGCACTCCAACGTATGGCACTGGCATTTGATTCAGAAGCTGCAATTCTCGAACCTTTTGTAACCATGCCTGATATTCCACTGTTAGCCATGACGCCACGAGATGCTTTCTATGCAACAACAGAGGTTGTGTTGTTTGCAGAATCAGTCGGACGTATATCAGCTGAATTTATCATGGTTTATCCACCAGGAATTCCAATTTTTATTCCAGGTGAAATTATTACTGCAGATAATATTGCGTATATTCATATGAATATCGAGGCTGGATTACCAGTTCAAGGTCCAGAAGACGATGAATTGAAGTTGATCCGAGTCATTAAAGAGCATAAAGCTTTTTATTAG
- a CDS encoding polysaccharide deacetylase family protein — MKYIKFMTLSLLALMLAACGETESETKTPASAPVQQEVEEEEKVEEEASEEVIEEESPASATADPLYALNKANWSFKPIADAPSKVVLLTIDDAPDKRSLEMAKTLKALNAPAIFFINGHFVDTDEEKAVLKEIYDMGFAIGNHTQTHANLKSLSEEQQRVEIMKINETIEEITGEKPKFFRAPFGVNTDFSKALVKEQGMLLMNWTYGYDWEAKYQDADTLTDIMVNSEYLTEGANLLMHDRVWTAAALKGIVEGLRGKGYEMIDPATIQGVTID, encoded by the coding sequence ATGAAATACATAAAATTTATGACTTTGAGTTTGTTAGCATTAATGTTAGCGGCATGTGGGGAAACAGAATCAGAAACAAAAACACCCGCATCAGCTCCTGTACAACAAGAAGTTGAGGAAGAAGAAAAGGTAGAGGAAGAAGCAAGTGAAGAAGTTATTGAAGAGGAGTCACCTGCATCAGCTACTGCCGATCCCTTATATGCATTAAATAAAGCAAATTGGTCGTTTAAACCAATTGCTGATGCACCATCAAAAGTAGTGCTTTTAACTATTGATGATGCACCAGACAAACGGTCTTTAGAAATGGCGAAAACGTTAAAAGCATTAAACGCACCAGCAATATTTTTCATAAATGGACACTTTGTAGATACCGATGAAGAAAAAGCTGTATTAAAAGAGATTTATGATATGGGCTTTGCAATTGGTAATCACACACAAACGCATGCAAATTTAAAGAGTTTGTCTGAAGAGCAACAACGAGTAGAAATCATGAAAATAAATGAAACAATCGAAGAGATAACGGGTGAAAAACCAAAATTCTTCCGTGCGCCATTTGGAGTGAATACAGATTTCAGCAAAGCGCTAGTGAAAGAGCAAGGCATGCTGTTAATGAATTGGACCTACGGCTACGATTGGGAAGCGAAATACCAAGATGCTGATACTTTAACCGATATCATGGTCAACAGTGAGTACTTAACGGAAGGTGCAAACTTATTGATGCATGATCGTGTATGGACCGCTGCTGCTTTAAAAGGAATTGTGGAAGGACTTAGAGGTAAAGGTTACGAAATGATTGACCCAGCAACAATTCAAGGCGTAACTATTGATTAA
- the def gene encoding peptide deformylase — protein MFELKDIIREGHPTLRQKAQEIKFPLSTENAKLAQDLHDYVKNSQDADMLARYDLRPGIGIAAPQVNIAKRMFALHLQDDESKLSLVAINPKIISHSVEKTYITVGEGCLSVDRVIEGYVPRYARITAKGFYPDGREFKLRLKGLSAIAFQHELDHLNGVMFFDRINQENPFEEIPNSVPFEKEK, from the coding sequence ATGTTTGAACTAAAAGATATTATCCGCGAAGGACATCCTACTTTGCGACAAAAAGCGCAGGAAATAAAATTTCCTTTATCAACTGAAAACGCAAAATTAGCACAGGACTTACATGATTATGTAAAGAATAGTCAAGATGCAGATATGCTTGCCCGTTATGATTTACGTCCTGGTATTGGTATTGCTGCACCTCAAGTCAATATAGCGAAGCGAATGTTTGCACTTCATTTGCAAGATGATGAATCTAAGTTAAGTTTAGTTGCCATAAACCCTAAAATCATTAGTCACTCGGTCGAAAAAACCTATATTACAGTAGGCGAAGGCTGTTTATCTGTTGATCGAGTTATTGAAGGATACGTTCCTAGATATGCACGTATTACTGCCAAAGGCTTTTATCCAGATGGAAGAGAATTTAAACTACGCTTAAAAGGTTTATCTGCAATTGCTTTTCAACATGAACTTGATCATTTGAACGGTGTGATGTTCTTCGATCGTATTAATCAAGAAAATCCATTTGAAGAAATTCCTAATTCAGTCCCATTTGAAAAGGAAAAATAA